From Montipora foliosa isolate CH-2021 chromosome 6, ASM3666993v2, whole genome shotgun sequence, a single genomic window includes:
- the LOC138005901 gene encoding uncharacterized protein: MPSDTERASVPASIAESFHEGDPVRATASGSSGQTLSNAETLELFSQLLDAKFDQKFAAFKRDLDEKEAATQSQLKKLKTETKASSSFNFKGNKVQYEFNSSLLDVIDISRGNLSPAISELERVKTLVTKRNKLIRFADKSPAGWTAVEEYESDELADDSEDEKKLRSAERRALVKIREKKLRFLLISLFYVCSPFVGVSPNRQISALAAVREATGRILPFVQAASEDPSQPSQTVKMQADESYQAVFQRLGQDEYDLTDLVKCLGDFDPVDLTRNFAESSDPPDSCFIASADYQDDTPIVKVKGNLKLNVAFWEHFGASRFIRDTIVDGYKIPFIYTPPSAHFTNNRSAILYSDFVAQAISDLLATGSVVEFCPYCS, encoded by the exons atGCCGTCTGATACTGAACGAGCGAGTGTTCCCGCTTCGATCGCTGAATCCTTCCATGAGGGAGATCCCGTTCGTGCAACTGCTTCAGGATCATCGGGTCAAACGTTGTCCAACGCCGAGACTTTGGAGCTGTTTTCTCAGCTCTTAGATGCCAAATTTGACCAAAAGTTCGCCGCGTTTAAACGTGATTTAGATGAGAAAGAAGCTGCTACGCAGTCCCAACTGAAGAAGCTGAAAACAGAAACCAAGGCTTCGAGTTCTTTCAacttcaaaggaaacaaagtgCAATACGAGTTCAACAGCTCTCTGTTGGACGTTATAGACATCTCACGAGGAAACCTTTCACCAGCTATTTCGGAGCTCGAAAGAGTGAAAACTCTCGTTACTAAACGCAACAAGCTGATTCGTTTCGCGGACAAGAGCCCCGCGGGTTGGACAGCCGTCGAGGAATACGAGTCGGATGAACTCGCCGACGATTCAGAGGATGAGAAAAAACTCCGTTCAGCCGAGAGAAGAGCGCTCGTCAAGATCAGGGAGAAGAAGC TTCGTTTTCTTCTAATCAGCCTTTTCTACGTATGCAGTCCTTTCGTGGGCGTCAGCCCCAACCGGCAGATAAGTGCTTTAGCTGCGGTCAGAGAGGCCACTGGGCGAATTCTTCCGTTTGTCCAAGCCGCTTCAGAGGATCCGTCCCAGCCGTCCCAAACAGTAAAAATGCAAGCTGACGAGAGTTACCAAGCCGTTTTCCAGAGACTTGGGCAAGATGAGTATGACTTAACTGATTTAGTCAAATGTTTAGGAGACTTTGACCCAGTTGATCTTACCCGCAATTTCGCTGAATCATCTGATCCACCTGACAGTTGTTTTATAGCTAGCGCTGATTATCAGGACGATACGCCTATTGTCAAAGTTAAAGGCAATCTTAAGCTTAATGTAGCTTTTTGGGAGCATTTTGGTGCTTCTCGCTTTATTCGCGATACCATTGTAGACGGGTATAAGATTCCTTTTATTTACACTCCGCCTTCAGCTCATTTTACCAATAATCGCTCTGCCATTCTGTATAGCGATTTTGTTGCGCAGGCAATTTCTGATCTCCTGGCCACAGGATCAGTGGTTGAATTCTGCCCCTACTGTAGTTAA
- the LOC138005902 gene encoding uncharacterized protein, giving the protein MRPRVRYWRLQAFRIAVYLDDGLGVCPTFADCCSQSLAVKSDLFRAGFVANTQKSIWAPVQSLRWLGYRWDLKDNLLTVPEDKIDKLLASIDNALSQSSLPARQLASVTGSIISNMLVFGNVCKLMTKSLHRALDRRVGWESLVDLDHAARKELEFWKDNVSLLNSRCFADAVRRPSRIVYSDASAVGCAAFIAIDDTPVSHKNWDSLQMKQSSTWRELHYVSFALKSFAHLLSGCFVKWFTDSQAVSLIVDSGSMKEHLNQLAVDIFHTAKEYNIEIEVEWIPRSLNEKADFLSKIVDFDDWTVKDCYFHAVDSYWGPCSVDCFASYKNHKIPRFYSKFFNPGSLGVDSLAFSWAGETCWLVPPVSLVKNVICHVCFCQCRGILVVPYWPSAPFWPFLVDHKGGFRSFVLDSLFVENGKDVYLHGENNSTLFGSGNFSTPVFFLLLDGAVQYSVQ; this is encoded by the coding sequence ATGAGGCCAAGGGTGCGTTACTGGCGCCTTCAGGCTTTCAGAATTGCAGTATATTTGGATGACGGTTTAGGCGTGTGCCCTACTTTCGCCGATTGTTGCTCCCAGTCCTTAGCAGTTAAATCGGATTTGTTCCGTGCTGGTTTTGTGGCGAACACTCAGAAAAGTATCTGGGCTCCAGTGCAGTCTCTTCGTTGGTTGGGCTATCGCTGGGATTTAAAGGACAATTTGCTGACTGTGCCTGAGGACAAAATTGACAAGTTGCTTGCGAGTATCGATAACGCACTCTCTCAGAGTAGTTTACCTGCCAGGCAGCTGGCTTCGGTCACCGGTAGTATTATTTCAAATATGCTCGTTTTTGGTAATGTGTGCAAACTTATGACTAAGAGTCTTCACCGAGCTCTCGACCGTAGAGTGGGGTGGGAGAGTCTAGTTGATTTGGATCATGCTGCTCGTAAGGAGCTAGAGTTTTGGAAGGATAATGTCTCTCTTCTCAATTCCAGGTGTTTTGCAGACGCAGTTCGCAGACCATCTCGTATTGTTTATTCAGACGCTAGCGCTGTCGGATGCGCTGCTTTCATTGCCATTGACGACACGCCTGTTTCGCACAAAAACTGGGATTCTTTGCAGATGAAACAGAGTTCCACGTGGAGAGAACTCCACTATGTTAGTTTTGCATTAAAGAGCTTTGCACATCTTCTCTCAGGTTGCTTTGTAAAGTGGTTTACCGACAGCCAAGCCGTTTCTTTGATTGTCGATTCTGGCAGTATGAAGGAACATTTGAATCAACTCGCGGTTGATATTTTTCATACGGCCAAAGAATACAATATCGAAATCGAGGTTGAGTGGATACCTCGCTCATTAAATGAGAAAGCTGATTTCTTGAGCAAGATTGTTGACTTTGATGATTGGACGGTTAAGGACTGCTATTTTCATGCGGTCGACTCTTACTGGGGTCCGTGCTCAGTAGATTGTTTCGCTAGTTACAAAAACCATAAGATTCCCCGGTTTTATTCGAAGTTCTTTAATCCCGGCTCTTTGGGCGTGGATTCCCTAGCGTTTAGTTGGGCGGGAGAAACCTGCTGGCTGGTGCCACCTGTTTCTTTAGTTAAGAATGTCATCTGCCACGTGTGCTTTTGTCAGTGTAGAGGAATTCTGGTGGTTCCCTATTGGCCTTCAGCTCCCTTTTGGCCCTTTTTGGTTGATCATAAGGGGGGTTTCAGATCATTTGTTCTTGATTCTCTTTTTGTTGAGAACGGTAAAGATGTTTATCTCCATGGGGAAAATAATAGTACCCTTTTCGGCTCAGGGAATTTTAGTACGccagtgttttttcttttgctcgaCGGAGCTGTACAGTACAGTGTCCAGTAA